The following proteins are co-located in the Malus sylvestris chromosome 13, drMalSylv7.2, whole genome shotgun sequence genome:
- the LOC126597100 gene encoding defensin-like protein 2, which translates to MERSMRLVSAAFILVMFFAATEMGPMSVEARTESSKAIEGKICEVPSTLFKGLCFSSNNCKHTCRKEQFTRGKCSGLTRTCVCTKKC; encoded by the exons ATGGAGCGTTCAATGCGTCTGGTTTCAGCCGCCTTCATTCTTGTCATGTTTTTTGCTGCTACCG AGATGGGGCCAATGAGTGTTGAGGCAAGGACTGAGTCAAGCAAGGCAATTGAGGGAAAGATTTGCGAGGTTCCGAGCACCTTGTTCAAAGGGTTGTGCTTTTCGTCCAACAACTGTAAACACACCTGCAGAAAAGAGCAATTCACCAGAGGCAAATGTAGTGGCTTGACCCGTACATGCGTGTGCACCAAAAAGTGctaa